In Actinoplanes sp. NBC_00393, a single genomic region encodes these proteins:
- the ku gene encoding non-homologous end joining protein Ku, translating to MRAIWKGAVSFGLVSIAVKLYSATEEKDIRFHQVHRTDGGRIKYQRTCSVDGEVVSYDDIAKGYDIGGGEMVILTDEDFADLPLSTSRAIDVLEFVPAEQIDPILFAKAYYLEPEGQAAKPYVLLRDALRDADRVAIVKIAIRQREQLATLRVRDDVLVLNTMMWPDEVRTPDFGFLDEDIETRPAELAMASSLIDSMAGSFKADDFTDNYRAALQEVIDAKVEGREVVQPEEADEEPAAAIDLMAALKASVERARKARGEDDSDAKPAKKAAPAKKSAPAKKATAAKKTTAAKSTKTAAASKTTPAKRPAKKSA from the coding sequence ATGCGTGCGATCTGGAAGGGTGCGGTCTCGTTCGGCCTGGTGTCGATCGCCGTGAAGCTGTATTCGGCCACCGAGGAGAAGGACATCCGCTTCCACCAGGTGCACCGCACCGACGGTGGCCGGATCAAGTACCAGCGCACCTGCTCGGTCGATGGCGAGGTGGTCAGCTACGACGACATCGCCAAGGGATACGACATCGGCGGCGGCGAAATGGTGATCTTGACGGATGAGGATTTCGCCGATCTGCCGTTGAGCACGTCCCGCGCGATCGACGTGCTGGAATTCGTCCCGGCCGAACAGATCGATCCGATCCTCTTCGCCAAGGCCTACTACCTCGAGCCCGAGGGTCAGGCCGCCAAGCCGTACGTGCTGCTCCGCGACGCCCTGCGCGACGCCGACCGGGTGGCCATCGTCAAGATCGCGATCCGGCAGCGGGAGCAGCTGGCCACCCTGCGGGTCCGCGACGACGTTCTGGTGCTCAACACGATGATGTGGCCCGACGAGGTGCGTACCCCGGATTTCGGTTTCCTGGACGAGGACATCGAGACCCGCCCGGCCGAGCTGGCCATGGCGAGCTCGCTGATCGACTCGATGGCCGGCAGTTTCAAGGCCGACGACTTCACCGACAACTACCGGGCCGCGCTCCAGGAGGTCATCGACGCCAAGGTCGAGGGCCGCGAGGTGGTCCAGCCGGAGGAGGCCGACGAGGAGCCGGCCGCGGCGATCGACCTGATGGCGGCGCTCAAGGCCTCGGTGGAACGGGCCCGCAAGGCACGCGGCGAGGACGACTCGGACGCCAAGCCGGCGAAGAAGGCGGCGCCGGCCAAGAAGTCGGCTCCCGCCAAGAAGGCCACCGCGGCGAAGAAGACGACCGCCGCCAAATCGACGAAGACCGCTGCCGCGAGCAAAACCACGCCCGCCAAGAGGCCCGCCAAGAAGTCTGCTTGA
- a CDS encoding DUF2231 domain-containing protein, with the protein MESRLSVAGQAVQPILVMFPLGLFAMAVMFDMADLLGGPSILGALAYWNLVAGLFGGVLATLAGAVDVMFVRHSGARRLGVLRGLLNMGVLVIFTVILMLRVRDPERVVSGGLFFVELLALAVAGYGAWFGGKIATGHVPAFARAAAGNRNY; encoded by the coding sequence ATGGAGAGCCGATTGAGTGTCGCGGGCCAGGCGGTGCAGCCGATATTGGTGATGTTCCCGCTCGGTCTCTTCGCTATGGCCGTAATGTTCGATATGGCGGACTTGCTGGGTGGCCCTAGCATTCTTGGCGCACTGGCCTACTGGAACCTCGTTGCCGGCCTGTTCGGCGGCGTGCTGGCTACCCTGGCCGGTGCCGTCGACGTGATGTTCGTGCGCCATTCCGGCGCGCGTCGCCTCGGCGTATTGCGAGGCCTGCTCAACATGGGCGTACTGGTGATCTTCACGGTCATCCTGATGCTCCGGGTCCGTGATCCGGAGCGGGTTGTGAGCGGCGGATTGTTCTTCGTCGAATTGCTCGCCCTCGCGGTCGCCGGATACGGCGCCTGGTTCGGCGGCAAAATCGCGACCGGTCACGTGCCGGCGTTTGCCCGCGCCGCTGCCGGGAACCGGAACTACTGA
- a CDS encoding Ig-like domain-containing protein — protein sequence MGVLRGAAIAAFSISLVLGTAALASADEADTQGPTVQIRWGVPAAPNVIGKGFQTLQTDISDPSGVDQVSWFVDGALRSHDRYLHYDFGATQRTAEIELWATDVEGNQTVTKFPVTVDATPPKLTAVKPAANSRVRGKPVTATITLSDLSRDMYVIPESNLAKPLRAAPWTAKFPIYDDGRYRLGWWVYDAWGNQAVVYQSLVADNTGPKLTVTKAPKNKAKVKGTVKVTATASDAAGVARVELLINGKVVARDVKSAYQFSINTKKYGKTIKVRLRAYDRLGNVTATSVRTWHR from the coding sequence GTGGGCGTTCTCCGTGGCGCCGCGATCGCGGCGTTCTCCATCTCTCTGGTCCTCGGGACCGCGGCTCTGGCCTCGGCAGACGAAGCCGACACGCAGGGCCCGACCGTCCAGATCCGCTGGGGCGTGCCGGCGGCGCCGAACGTGATCGGCAAGGGTTTTCAGACCCTGCAGACCGACATCTCGGACCCGTCCGGGGTCGACCAGGTCAGCTGGTTCGTCGACGGCGCGTTGCGCTCCCACGATCGGTACCTGCACTACGACTTCGGTGCCACCCAGCGCACCGCCGAGATCGAACTCTGGGCCACCGACGTCGAGGGCAATCAGACCGTGACGAAATTCCCGGTCACCGTCGACGCGACCCCGCCCAAGCTCACCGCGGTCAAGCCGGCGGCCAACAGCCGGGTCCGGGGCAAGCCGGTGACTGCGACGATCACCCTCAGCGATCTCTCCCGGGACATGTACGTCATACCCGAGAGCAACCTGGCGAAGCCGCTGCGTGCCGCGCCGTGGACGGCGAAGTTCCCGATCTACGACGACGGCCGGTACCGGCTCGGCTGGTGGGTCTACGACGCCTGGGGCAACCAGGCGGTGGTCTACCAGAGCCTCGTCGCCGACAACACCGGGCCGAAGCTCACGGTGACCAAGGCTCCGAAGAACAAGGCCAAGGTCAAGGGCACCGTCAAGGTCACCGCGACGGCGAGCGACGCGGCCGGGGTCGCCCGGGTCGAGCTGCTGATCAACGGCAAGGTGGTGGCCAGGGACGTGAAGTCGGCCTACCAGTTCTCGATCAACACCAAGAAGTACGGGAAGACGATCAAGGTGCGGCTCCGGGCGTACGACCGGCTCGGGAACGTGACCGCGACCAGCGTGCGCACCTGGCACCGCTGA
- the ligD gene encoding non-homologous end-joining DNA ligase, producing the protein MPGPPLSPMLATAGSLPTGDGWTYEFKWDGVRVLALFGGGAPELFARSGALVTAAYPEIAGLHLPEGTLLDGEMVVFDAEGRPSFTALAERMHVRDKNRAARLAVTAPVTYLIFDLLFLDGMDYTGLPYLARRERLEELDLGGGSWMVPPSFGDGPATAAAARENRLEGVMAKRTDSVYLPGRRSPDWVKVKFDRTGDYVIGGWRPGARKLGGLLVGVPTPDGLAFRGRVGGGIGAAAEQELLSRLGPLAAGDSPFVPGAVPREDSRGAHWVRPELVAEIRYGNRTPDKRLRFPRFLRLRDDKAADECAEEGDDG; encoded by the coding sequence GTGCCGGGTCCACCCCTGTCCCCGATGCTCGCCACGGCGGGCTCGTTGCCGACCGGAGACGGCTGGACCTACGAGTTCAAGTGGGACGGCGTACGCGTACTCGCGCTGTTCGGCGGTGGTGCCCCGGAGCTGTTCGCGCGTTCCGGAGCACTCGTCACCGCGGCGTACCCGGAGATCGCCGGCCTGCATCTGCCCGAGGGGACCCTGCTCGACGGCGAGATGGTCGTCTTCGACGCCGAGGGGCGGCCGTCGTTCACCGCGCTGGCCGAGCGGATGCACGTCCGCGACAAGAACCGGGCGGCCCGGCTGGCGGTCACGGCGCCGGTGACGTACCTGATCTTCGATCTGCTCTTCCTGGACGGCATGGATTACACCGGCCTGCCCTACCTGGCCCGCCGCGAGCGGTTGGAGGAACTCGACCTGGGCGGCGGCAGTTGGATGGTGCCGCCGTCGTTCGGGGACGGCCCGGCCACCGCGGCGGCCGCCCGGGAGAACCGGTTGGAAGGCGTGATGGCCAAGCGCACCGACTCGGTCTATCTGCCGGGGCGGCGTTCGCCGGACTGGGTCAAGGTGAAGTTCGACCGGACCGGGGACTACGTGATCGGCGGCTGGCGTCCGGGCGCACGGAAGCTCGGCGGGCTGCTGGTGGGCGTGCCGACACCGGACGGGCTGGCGTTCCGCGGGCGGGTCGGCGGTGGGATCGGTGCGGCGGCGGAGCAGGAACTGCTGTCCCGGCTGGGGCCGCTGGCGGCCGGTGATTCGCCGTTCGTGCCGGGCGCGGTGCCGCGGGAGGATTCCCGCGGGGCGCACTGGGTACGCCCGGAACTGGTGGCCGAGATCCGCTACGGCAACCGCACGCCGGACAAGCGACTGCGGTTCCCCCGGTTCCTCCGGCTGCGCGACGACAAAGCGGCCGACGAGTGCGCGGAGGAGGGCGACGATGGCTGA
- a CDS encoding DNA repair helicase XPB: MSGGPLIVQSDKTLLLEVDHPDAHACRMAIAPFAELERSPEHVHTYRLTPLGLWNSRAAGHDAESVVDALIKFSRYPVPHALLVDVAETMDRYGRLQLLNDPVHGLVLRGLDKIVLIEVAKSKKLAGMLGARIDDETIAVHGSERGRLKQALLKLGWPAEDLAGYVDGEAHAIELKQDGWTLRSYQQEAVDGFWAGGSGVVVLPCGAGKTLVGAAAMATAKATTLILVTNTVAGRQWKRELLARTTLTEEEIGEYSGERKEIRPVTIATYQVLTSRRGGAFTHLDLFGARDWGLVVYDEVHLLPAPIFRFTADLQARRRLGLTATLVREDGREGDVFSLIGPKRYDAPWKDIEAQGWIAPAECVEVRVTLTDAERMSYAVAEAEERYRMAATARTKLPVVKALVEKHPDEQVLVIGGFLDQLHQLGEYLDAPIVEGSTTNKERERLFDAFRDGSLRTLVLSKVGNFSIDLPEAAVAIQVSGTFGSRQEEAQRLGRVLRPKGDGRQAHFYTVVSRDTIDTEYAAHRQRFLAEQGYAYTIVDADDVLGPPLPQVD, from the coding sequence GTGAGCGGCGGACCACTGATCGTGCAGTCGGACAAGACCCTGCTCCTGGAGGTGGACCATCCGGACGCGCATGCCTGCCGGATGGCGATCGCGCCGTTCGCGGAGCTGGAGCGGTCGCCGGAGCACGTCCACACGTACAGGTTGACCCCACTGGGCCTGTGGAACTCGCGGGCCGCCGGGCACGACGCGGAGAGCGTGGTCGACGCGCTGATCAAGTTCTCCCGCTATCCGGTGCCGCACGCGCTGCTGGTCGACGTCGCCGAGACGATGGACCGCTACGGCCGGTTGCAGCTGCTCAACGACCCGGTGCACGGCCTGGTCCTGCGCGGCCTCGACAAGATCGTGCTGATCGAGGTGGCGAAGTCGAAGAAGCTGGCCGGGATGCTCGGCGCCCGGATCGACGACGAGACGATCGCGGTGCACGGCTCCGAGCGTGGCCGGCTGAAGCAGGCCCTGCTCAAGCTCGGCTGGCCGGCCGAGGACCTGGCCGGTTACGTCGACGGTGAGGCCCACGCAATCGAGCTGAAGCAGGACGGCTGGACGCTGCGGTCGTACCAGCAGGAGGCCGTGGACGGCTTCTGGGCCGGTGGTTCCGGCGTCGTGGTGCTGCCCTGCGGCGCCGGTAAGACGCTGGTCGGCGCCGCGGCCATGGCGACGGCGAAAGCGACGACGCTGATCCTGGTGACCAACACCGTCGCGGGCCGGCAGTGGAAGCGGGAGCTGCTCGCCCGGACCACGCTCACCGAGGAGGAGATCGGGGAGTACAGCGGCGAGCGCAAGGAGATCCGCCCGGTCACCATCGCGACGTACCAGGTGCTCACCTCCCGTCGCGGCGGCGCCTTCACCCACCTGGACCTGTTCGGCGCCCGCGACTGGGGCCTGGTCGTCTACGACGAGGTGCACCTGCTGCCCGCGCCGATCTTCCGCTTCACCGCGGACCTGCAGGCCCGGCGCCGGCTCGGCCTGACCGCCACCCTGGTACGCGAGGACGGCCGGGAAGGCGACGTCTTCTCGCTGATCGGCCCGAAACGCTACGACGCCCCGTGGAAGGACATCGAGGCACAGGGCTGGATCGCCCCGGCCGAGTGCGTCGAGGTCCGGGTCACCCTCACCGACGCCGAACGCATGTCGTACGCGGTGGCCGAAGCCGAGGAACGCTACCGGATGGCGGCCACCGCACGGACCAAACTGCCGGTGGTCAAGGCCCTGGTCGAGAAGCACCCGGACGAGCAGGTGCTGGTCATCGGCGGCTTCCTGGACCAGCTGCACCAGCTGGGCGAATATCTGGACGCCCCGATCGTCGAGGGCTCCACCACGAACAAGGAGCGGGAGCGGCTCTTCGACGCGTTCCGCGACGGATCACTGCGGACGCTGGTGCTGTCGAAGGTCGGCAACTTCTCCATCGATCTGCCCGAGGCAGCGGTGGCGATCCAGGTCTCCGGTACCTTCGGCTCCCGCCAGGAGGAGGCACAGCGTCTCGGCCGGGTCCTGCGGCCCAAGGGTGACGGCCGGCAGGCGCACTTCTACACGGTCGTCTCCCGGGACACCATCGACACCGAGTACGCGGCGCACCGCCAGCGCTTCCTCGCCGAGCAGGGCTACGCATACACCATCGTCGACGCCGACGATGTTCTCGGCCCGCCGCTACCGCAGGTCGACTGA
- a CDS encoding MFS transporter, which translates to MPDVTSRRRRFALDLTPLRTSRDFRLVFIGGVVTAFGSFISYVTIPFQVAKLTDDPLMVGLIGVCELAPLLIMSFVGGALADYIDRRLLVRGSEAALALICGILLFNSLSEEPHLWLLYVAAFLTAAVAGLQRPALDAMIPRLVKPEQLPATMSLQSLGMQFAQLFGMPLAGILLANFDLAWVYAFDLITFAVSLICLSLVRAVPPPPAADRPSLKSVVTGLKYAKSRPELLGTYLVDINAMFFGMPSALYPFLADKLGGPSVLGLLYAAPAVGSLLATVGSGWTARVHRHGLMVLVAAGLWGVGIIGVGLSGTLWLTLFCLAFAGAADMISGIFRMIIWNQTIPDHLRGRLAGIEMLSYTTGPLLGQLRAGAMARTSLGVPGAIWLGGVLCVAGTAVLAAALPKLVRYNGKDGMALKKAADEEWAAAAASRTS; encoded by the coding sequence TTGCCCGACGTGACATCCCGCAGACGCCGGTTCGCGCTGGACCTGACCCCGTTGCGCACGTCCCGGGACTTCCGGCTCGTGTTCATCGGCGGTGTGGTCACGGCCTTCGGCTCGTTCATCAGCTACGTCACCATCCCGTTCCAGGTGGCGAAGCTGACCGACGACCCGCTGATGGTCGGCCTGATCGGCGTCTGTGAGCTCGCCCCACTGCTGATCATGTCGTTCGTCGGCGGTGCGCTCGCCGACTACATCGACCGCCGGCTACTGGTCCGGGGCAGTGAGGCGGCGCTGGCGCTGATCTGCGGCATCCTGCTGTTCAACTCGCTCTCCGAGGAGCCGCACCTCTGGCTGCTCTACGTCGCGGCGTTTCTCACCGCCGCGGTGGCCGGGTTGCAGCGCCCGGCGCTCGACGCGATGATCCCGCGCCTGGTGAAACCGGAGCAGCTGCCGGCCACCATGTCGCTGCAGTCGCTCGGCATGCAGTTCGCCCAGCTCTTCGGCATGCCACTGGCCGGCATCCTGCTCGCCAACTTCGACCTGGCCTGGGTGTACGCGTTCGACCTGATCACCTTCGCCGTCTCGCTGATCTGCCTGAGCCTGGTGCGAGCCGTCCCGCCGCCCCCCGCCGCCGACCGTCCCTCGCTGAAGAGCGTGGTCACCGGCCTGAAGTACGCGAAGTCCCGCCCCGAGCTGCTCGGCACGTACCTGGTGGACATCAACGCGATGTTCTTCGGCATGCCCTCCGCGCTGTACCCGTTCCTCGCCGACAAACTCGGCGGCCCCAGCGTCCTGGGTCTGCTCTACGCGGCGCCCGCCGTCGGTTCGCTGTTGGCCACGGTCGGGTCGGGGTGGACCGCACGGGTCCACCGGCACGGCCTGATGGTCCTGGTCGCCGCCGGACTCTGGGGAGTCGGCATCATCGGTGTCGGCCTGTCCGGCACGCTCTGGCTGACCCTGTTCTGCCTGGCCTTCGCCGGCGCCGCGGACATGATCTCCGGCATCTTCCGGATGATCATTTGGAACCAGACCATCCCCGACCACCTGCGCGGACGTCTGGCCGGGATCGAGATGCTGTCCTACACGACCGGCCCGCTGCTGGGTCAACTCCGGGCCGGCGCCATGGCGCGTACGTCGCTCGGCGTGCCCGGCGCCATCTGGCTGGGCGGTGTCCTCTGCGTGGCCGGCACCGCGGTCCTGGCCGCCGCTCTGCCCAAGCTGGTCCGCTACAACGGCAAGGACGGCATGGCCCTGAAGAAGGCCGCCGACGAGGAGTGGGCCGCCGCGGCCGCCTCCAGGACAAGCTGA
- a CDS encoding GntR family transcriptional regulator encodes MAERVPAYRRIAVDLAGRIRDGEYRPGDALPPQRELSTRYGVTLMTLRQALQELRDDGLIVQQPGRGTYVAPAQAAYRVDTLRSFVDDLREQGHEVSTEVLAAAVESVPEPGLRLTRLRRLGGQPAIHQTSWVPSPHADAVSSADFSTKSLYAALAEAGVTIVRASERIVPGLLDESVAAHLERPVGSPIFVSERTTYALDGRPVVVDRAVILGDLLEIRAERAATRLSLQWGRSVDLR; translated from the coding sequence ATGGCTGAGCGGGTGCCCGCCTACCGACGGATCGCCGTCGACCTGGCCGGCCGGATCCGGGACGGGGAGTATCGGCCGGGCGACGCGCTGCCGCCGCAGCGGGAGCTCAGTACGCGATACGGCGTGACGCTGATGACCCTGCGCCAGGCCCTCCAGGAGCTGCGCGACGACGGCCTGATCGTGCAGCAGCCGGGCCGCGGGACGTACGTCGCACCGGCTCAGGCCGCTTACCGGGTGGACACCCTGCGCAGCTTCGTCGACGACCTGCGCGAGCAGGGCCACGAGGTGTCCACCGAGGTGCTGGCCGCCGCGGTGGAGTCGGTGCCCGAGCCCGGCCTGCGCCTGACCCGTCTGCGCCGCCTCGGCGGGCAGCCGGCGATCCACCAGACGTCCTGGGTCCCATCGCCCCACGCGGATGCAGTGAGCAGCGCGGACTTCAGCACGAAGTCGCTGTACGCCGCGCTCGCCGAGGCCGGCGTGACGATCGTGCGCGCCTCCGAACGGATCGTCCCGGGGCTGCTCGACGAGTCCGTCGCTGCCCATCTGGAACGGCCGGTGGGCAGCCCGATCTTCGTCAGCGAGCGCACCACGTACGCCCTGGACGGCCGCCCGGTGGTCGTCGACCGGGCGGTCATCCTCGGCGATCTCCTGGAGATCCGAGCGGAGCGGGCCGCGACCCGCCTCTCCCTGCAGTGGGGCCGCTCAGTCGACCTGCGGTAG
- a CDS encoding type 1 glutamine amidotransferase domain-containing protein — MTASIKGKRVAFLATDGVEEVEYTEPRKAVEAAGGTAELVSIKTGEIQAVNHMDKAGTYRVEKSVQEADAGEYDALVLPGGVANPDFLRMDSDAVRFVRDFFNAGKPVAAICHGPWTLVEAGVVDGRTLTSWPSLRTDLVNAGATWVDETVYVDEGLITSRNPDDLPAFCEAVVERIAARQPA; from the coding sequence ATGACCGCATCGATCAAGGGGAAGCGCGTGGCTTTCCTGGCGACCGACGGCGTGGAAGAGGTCGAGTACACCGAGCCGCGCAAGGCCGTCGAGGCGGCCGGTGGAACGGCGGAACTCGTCTCGATCAAGACCGGTGAGATCCAGGCCGTCAACCACATGGACAAGGCCGGCACGTACCGCGTGGAGAAGAGCGTGCAGGAGGCCGACGCGGGCGAATACGACGCGCTCGTCCTGCCCGGCGGCGTCGCGAACCCCGACTTCCTGCGCATGGACTCGGACGCGGTCCGCTTCGTCCGCGACTTCTTCAACGCGGGCAAACCGGTCGCCGCGATCTGCCACGGCCCGTGGACGCTGGTCGAGGCCGGCGTCGTCGACGGCCGCACGCTGACGAGTTGGCCCAGCCTGCGCACCGACCTGGTCAACGCCGGCGCCACCTGGGTGGACGAGACCGTCTACGTCGACGAGGGCCTGATCACCAGCCGTAACCCCGACGACCTGCCGGCCTTCTGCGAGGCGGTCGTCGAACGCATCGCGGCCCGTCAGCCCGCCTAA
- the ligD gene encoding non-homologous end-joining DNA ligase, whose protein sequence is MAEPARGGRPKRERFTVTVDGRDLEVSNLDKLMYPAAGFTKGEVIDYYTRIAPVLLPHLRDRAVTRIRFPNGVEGAHFFEKNKPGGTPDWVRLETLPVPGSTKSRETIDFVVVDDLPTLVWLANLAAIELHTPQWRIGADPDLMVVDLDPGAPAGLKECCAVATLMRDRLAEDGIDAYPKTSGKKGMQLCCPVSGTQNAEVVSAYAKKVADELAALVPGSITAKMAKAIRPGKIFIDWSQNNAAKTTVTPYSLRAGERPTGSAPLTWDEVIAMATGEMAARQFGAGEVLERAEQHGDLLADLLHHGPAVPTV, encoded by the coding sequence ATGGCTGAGCCGGCCCGCGGCGGAAGACCGAAGAGGGAGCGCTTCACCGTCACCGTCGACGGTCGCGATCTGGAGGTGTCCAACCTCGACAAGCTGATGTATCCGGCGGCCGGATTCACCAAGGGCGAGGTGATCGATTACTACACCAGGATCGCCCCGGTGCTGCTGCCGCACCTGCGCGACCGGGCGGTCACCCGGATCCGCTTTCCCAACGGCGTCGAGGGCGCCCACTTCTTCGAGAAGAACAAGCCGGGGGGTACGCCGGACTGGGTCCGCCTCGAGACGCTTCCGGTGCCCGGCTCGACGAAGAGCCGGGAAACCATCGACTTCGTGGTCGTCGACGACCTGCCCACCCTGGTCTGGCTCGCCAACCTCGCGGCGATCGAGCTGCACACCCCGCAGTGGCGGATCGGCGCCGACCCGGACCTGATGGTCGTCGACCTCGACCCGGGCGCGCCGGCCGGGCTCAAGGAGTGCTGCGCGGTGGCGACCCTGATGCGGGACCGGCTCGCCGAGGACGGGATCGACGCCTACCCCAAGACGTCCGGGAAGAAGGGGATGCAACTGTGCTGCCCCGTCTCCGGCACGCAGAACGCCGAGGTCGTCTCGGCGTACGCCAAAAAGGTCGCGGACGAGCTGGCGGCGCTCGTGCCCGGCTCGATCACCGCGAAGATGGCGAAAGCCATTCGCCCCGGCAAGATCTTCATCGACTGGAGCCAGAACAACGCGGCGAAGACGACCGTGACGCCGTATTCGTTGCGGGCGGGCGAACGGCCGACCGGTTCCGCGCCGCTGACCTGGGACGAGGTCATCGCGATGGCGACCGGCGAGATGGCGGCCCGCCAGTTCGGGGCCGGTGAGGTGCTGGAACGCGCCGAGCAGCACGGTGACCTGCTCGCCGATCTTCTTCACCACGGACCAGCGGTACCCACAGTTTGA
- a CDS encoding NUDIX domain-containing protein: MALTWAESYLGRVRASVGDTDTIFFVGARTVVLDEQGRLLLIQRSDNLRWAIPAGAMELGESMEACAVRELWEETGLRATSLTPYAFYTAYTYTNEYRHTYQQVLMTFVVHSWEGELVRQTEESVDAGFFPLDALPSGKSFIIDEALADLATFRETGRLVMK; this comes from the coding sequence GTGGCGTTGACGTGGGCTGAGTCTTACCTGGGCCGGGTTCGGGCGAGTGTCGGGGACACCGACACGATCTTCTTCGTCGGGGCACGCACCGTCGTGCTCGACGAGCAGGGCCGGTTGCTGCTGATTCAGCGGTCCGACAACCTGCGCTGGGCGATCCCGGCCGGTGCCATGGAGCTCGGCGAGAGCATGGAGGCGTGCGCGGTCCGGGAGCTGTGGGAGGAGACCGGGCTGCGGGCCACCTCGCTCACGCCGTACGCGTTCTACACGGCGTACACCTACACGAATGAGTACCGGCACACGTACCAGCAGGTGCTGATGACGTTCGTGGTGCACTCATGGGAGGGCGAACTGGTCCGGCAGACCGAGGAGAGCGTGGACGCCGGCTTCTTCCCGCTCGACGCCCTGCCCAGCGGCAAGTCCTTCATCATCGACGAGGCGCTGGCCGACCTCGCGACGTTCCGGGAGACCGGCCGGCTCGTCATGAAGTAA